Part of the Natronorubrum daqingense genome is shown below.
CTTTAGCTAAGTGAAGAACCACGTGACAGCGGCGGCTTATCGAGGCATCTTTTCGAGAGGAATGAGGAGGCAACGGCTGTGTCCACCAATGCCTCCTCATCTCGGATTATGCGTCGGCTCACTACACTGTTTCCCTCTGAGTTCCTCGAAGAGCACGCCGAGGAACTCGGCGTGGTCGAACGCGACCGCAAGCTCCAGATTCCCGCCTTCGTCTGGGCATTCGTGTTCGGCTTCGCCGCAGGCGAAAGCCGAACACTCGCTGGCTTCAGACGCAGCTACAACTCGACGGCCGACGACCCGATTCTCCCGGCGGCTTCTATCACCGGTTGACGCCGTCTCTTGCAGAGTACTTCCGCGACCTCGTCGAGCACGGCCTCGACGAGGTCGCTGTCCCTGACACTGTTGACGCCGATATCGACCGCTTCAGGGACGTGATGATCGCTGATGGAACCGTCCTGCGGTTGCACGAGTTTCTCTCCGACGAATACGAAGCCCGGAAAGAGGAGCAGGCTGGAGCGAAGCTCCACCTGCTCCACAATGCTACCGAGCAAACGGTAGAACGCCTCGACGTGACTGACGAGAAAACGCACGACAGTACGCTGTTTAACACAGGATCGTGGCTCGAAGATCGACTCATTCTGTTCGACCGAGCCTACTTCAAGTACCGCCGCTTCGCGTTGATCGACGAGAACGGCGGCTACTTCGTGAGCCGGCTGAAAGAGAGTGCAAACCCGGTGATATCAGAGGAATTACGGGAATGGCGCGGCCGCGCCATTCCCTTGGAAGGTGAGCAGATCCACGATGTTATGGATGACCTGCACCGCGAGTACATCGACGTGGAAGTCGAAGCCGAGTTCGACCGAAGACCGTACGGAGGAACGCAATCACGCGATAGGAAGCAGTTCCGCGTCGTCGGCGTCCGCAAAGAGGACGCCGACGACTACCATCTGTATATCACGAACCTGCCGAGAGAAGAGTTCCTGCCATCGGATCTAGGGACGATCTATCGCTGTCGGTGGGAGGTGGAGTTGCTGTTTCGGGAGTTGAAGACGCAGTACGAACTGGACGAGTTCGATACGACGAAGGAGCATGTCGTCGAAATTCTGTTGTACGCGGCGTTGCTGTCGCTGCTCGTGAGTCGTGAGTTGCTCGATCTGGTCACCGAACAGGCGGACGATGAGATCGTGTTTCCGCCAGAACGCTGGGCGGCGACCTTTCGGTCGCACGCCCAGCTCATCCTCCACGAACTCAGCGAATACCTCGGCTACTCGCCGCCACCGCTGCTCGACCGACTGATCGACGACGCACAGAAGATCCACCAGCAACGGCCAGTGTTACAAGAGACGCTCGCTACCGCTACGCAACCGAGGTGTGAGGCTTAGCTAAAGACGAATGGATTGACGACTTTCTCGAGCAAGACGATCGGGGCGAGGACTACGTGGAGTTGTTCACGCTCAAGGATTCCGACTGAGGGAAACGCCTTAGCCGTATCGCGCTCGAAACTGTTTCTTCTGCAGCGATCAAGCGACCTCTCTGATCGAACCAGGCCCGATTGCTTTCGGATATATCGGTTTCCGTTTCTCGAGAATATGGTTCCAAAACGCGATCGTCGTCTGTACCCAGCCATCGCCGAGTGGATAGACTAGCGTCTCGAACTCCTCACCCGTGAATCGAGGTCCGTTCTGCGTGGACTCACACTCGAGACGCTGATTCACGAGTCGATCGATCGGTGCCGTGAACTCATCGTCGCGTGTTCTCGACACTAAGACTGGGCAGTCGTACCGACGAGCGGCCGCTGCGAGCTTCGCGAGCGATTGCATGAACAGTGGTTGGCCCTGCTCGCCCATCTCATCATCCCTGTAGAACCCATCGAGTGCTGGAGCGACGATCAAGCCGACAACGTCTGTGTCGACATCGTTGCCACTGTAGCTGTCGTCGCCCAGTAACCGCTTGCACAGTGTGTTGTGTTGGTAGCCGGTGAACGCCCTTGCGACGTTGATTCGATCCAGCGCACGGCGGCTAGGCGCGATTTCGGACAGTGGCTCCGTCTGTGCGTGGCCGAAGGTATCGATCCACCAGGCACTCTCACGCTCGAGGAGAACGTGATCGACGACGAGTGTTTGGAGTGGCCCTGGTTTCGTCGACTCAAGGAGCGTGACACCGGGCTCGAGTGATGGGAGGTCTGGTATTGGTTGGTCAAATTTCGTCTGCATGTCTATTCCTCTGCAGACTGGGTAGTTAACCGTCGGTGTGCGGGTTCCGATAGTTCCGATACTAACACAGGGGTATATTTTTACTGACAAATACCGGTATGCCGGCCAATAGTCTTAATTTGAGATAGTAAAAATCTCCAACCGTTGGCCGGTGATACCTCATCGCACCTGAGACAATACTACCGGCCGCTTTTGGGTCCTACGTGCCACGTACTGGTCCCGATTGACACCTACTCCTCGGTCAGGGGATTTCACGTCGGCTCACCACCGACGTATTCTCAGCCGCTAGTTTATATCGGAAGCCGCGGCCAACGTCGGTGATGTTCGATCGAACCCCACAAGAGGATCTGCTTGTCGTCGAAGCACTCGTTGAGTTTAGCCATCGCGAACGCGATCGCCGACCAGGTCGATCAGCACGAGCGTGGGTGATGGCAAAAGAAATCGCTGGGAGCCACGGACTCGAGGTCGAGGACGCCCTCGGACAACTCGATCAACTCTCACGCTAACCACTTTCACTCCGGTCGGCGAACGTCCAAGAGGGTCACGGCCGATGGAACGTGTATGGCTGCGATTGACCCTGATTTCCCGATGGACCGGATTCTCGAGTCCGACCACGAACGTTCGATTAAACAAGCGTTCCGGACGGCACTGTCACAGCCTACGCCGGAGATCACGGACGTAACGACGATCGAGTTTGATGATGAGATGGATCTGCTCGATGTAGAACGGATGGCACTCGAGCGATTCGAAGACAACTCGATTCATTTCGGGGTCGTCATCCCCCACCCCGAGGACGTTGCCCTGTTGACGGACGAAGTCGAATGCTGTCCGCACGAACACCGTGCTATGGAAGGGGAGTTGTCGACGCTTGCCGAGCTTGGAGATTCCTATGCCGACCTCGAGCGGGACCTGATCGAACTGACTGCGTTGATGTGCGACCTTCCAGAGACGCCCAGAGAGATGCAGAAGTACGTCTTCGACGAACGGCTCTCGTTCGATAACCTGTACTGCATCGGTGGTCGGTTAACGTTCACGTTTGGCGTGATGGTCTCCTCGATCGTGATTCAACTCTACCAGGATTACGAGCACGAGATCGGGCAGCGAGTTGGTATTCCGATCGACCCGTCTACGGACGAACTCGTTGGAAGCCAGTAGAAACAGGCCGTTATTCTCCGTCGCCGCCGTCTCCGCCCCGATCGCCTTTGCGAGTAGCCCGTCCCGCTGCTGTATCGGGCCAATCGTCGCGCTGGTACTCGCCTGCGTGTTCTGTGTTTACGTGCTCGAGAAGTTCGGCGGTGCCACCTGGGGTGTACTCACAGTCGGGTGACGGGCAGTCGAAGGTGCGGACGCTTGAATCAGGCATTGGATTTGTGGTAGGAACGCGGGCGTGATAGATTCAATGGCTCGAGATTGAGAACGTGCTGAATCAACGAGCATGTCCCTGACCGCCCGTCGTTAGAAGAGTGACCAATCTACTTGTCGTCTGAACAGAGTTGGCCTAAGGCACTTCGAATTTTGTCCCGAAGCCCCTCCCGCTCACGGGTCGACATGACATGAACAAGTGCGATTTGATCCTCTGGGATAATCATTTTCTTACGATTGGGCTCTTCATCGAGCGGTTCCAGATTGGTGATGACTGGCGAGTGCAATACTAGCTGTCGCTCTTTTTCCACCCGGCTATACTCAGCTAACATACCAACAACGTCGGTTCCATTTTTTAACTGGACCATTACTTGCTCTGCATCTCGGAGTCCACCGACCCACGGCTGCCATGGGTTCCGTTTGTGACTTGTAAACCTTCCCAGAACCTCGCGAAGGAAATGGGAAGTGTTGTACGTCAATGTTATTGCATACACGAGGCCGAGCATACATGAGAGAACGAACAAGAGGACTGCAGCGCTGACGTTGAATTGTTGTTCGGCAAAGAAAATCCCCTCGAGTGCAGAGCGGTCAGTAACCTGTTCGCCCCACCATGTCTGAACGATCCAGATGAATATAACGTCGATGAAAATACTGGAGATGAAACTGGTCAAATAAAATCTATCGCGACCGACCTGCTGTTCGACGACCCCTAGTGTAACGCCGATCAGGACAGCGATTACACCAGGGGCGATGAGGAGGGCAGCAAGGGTTAGCGTTTCAGCCGTGACCATTTAAGAGTGGATATTAAAGGCTTCAGTCGCTGTCTCCGCTAGTATCGCCATCAGACTCTGTACCCTGATTTGGGTTATTGCTTGTTGGTGCCACTGTGTAGCCCCCGTCGGGCATTTCGCTTGGGTCAGTGACTTCACCACCCTTTTCGACTGTCTCGTATCGTTCGCCGAGTTGGCGCTTTTCCGAGCCTGTTGCTTCGTGGTCAAAGGATTCAGAAAAGGCATCTAGGTCCTCTGATCCGTCCGTGTTGTCTGCGTCGTCAGTCATACGTCATACGATGTTACGCTCGTACTTAACGATTGTCTGTGGGTGGTGAAAGTAATCTAGTAGTTTATTTCAGAATCTACGATTCAAACTCCCATTCACCGTCCCTCATATGACTGGATTGGGAGTATCCAATGGCGTTCCAGAGTGGTTGAATTACCGGAGTAAGCTCATCTCGAAGGTTACCGTCACCAAGTATTGTCACTGGAGTTCTAACTGGAGTGTCTTTAATTTCTGAGTGTCGACTAAATCCTCCCCTTGTGCGAATCAATACACCATCCAAATTCACGTAACTCACAGTTACGAGCGTTCCTTCCTGGTTCCCCTCTCGAAGTCGTTCAATGTATGCGTCGACGAGACTGACCAGCCCTTTTTCAAATTTTGAAGTTACAAACTGTGATGTTTCTTCGTCGTTATTATTGCGATTTGAGAGCACAGAAGTGCTAACCGCCTCGAGTATTCCACTTCGGTCTACCCGCGTCACTGTCTCTCTATTTTCAAATGGATCGTCTTGATGTGCTACAATACCTCTGCTGTCTAATTTGGAGTTGGTATGCAACCGATCTCCGGTCTTGACTATTGGCCAATTGTCATAGTCCTGCTGGAGTTGCCCTACATCGACCTGATTAGTGGGCGTATTCTGGAAGTATGCTGGTGAAGCCACATGAACGATCACAGCACCATTGTCAAAACCAGCGACGCTGGCGTTGAGACGGTGTTGGGTATCTTTTCGACGGTGATGATATTCTTGGAAGATTGTTGCTTCATCATTCGATCGGAGTGCTGCGTTGTGTAGGTCTCGGTGAGGATCGCCGGTCATACATAGATGATCTCATGCCGCTTAAATAACAGTTTGCGACGTGGAGTGAAAGTGGAACAGAATATGTATCTCCCCGGTCAGGGTGGTCGAGCGGGGGTGCTTGCTCGAGATATCGCTTTGGGGAACGGGCTTGACGTTGAGGATACGCTGGATCAGCGAGCGGCATTATTGTGCGAACCCGACTCTTGAATCCTGAGTCGCATGTTGTGGCTTGCTAAGCTACCCAAGTCGAAACTCGAGTCCAGACTTTTCGTATATGGATCGGCTACAAATGA
Proteins encoded:
- a CDS encoding DUF6338 family protein, with the translated sequence MVTAETLTLAALLIAPGVIAVLIGVTLGVVEQQVGRDRFYLTSFISSIFIDVIFIWIVQTWWGEQVTDRSALEGIFFAEQQFNVSAAVLLFVLSCMLGLVYAITLTYNTSHFLREVLGRFTSHKRNPWQPWVGGLRDAEQVMVQLKNGTDVVGMLAEYSRVEKERQLVLHSPVITNLEPLDEEPNRKKMIIPEDQIALVHVMSTREREGLRDKIRSALGQLCSDDK